AAGCCCTTGTGGAGGTGTGTTGTGTTTACAGCTGTATGGAACAGAGCTCCAGATCTTTTGAAGGATCATTCTATTGAGGCAAATGTTATGGGATAacatttttctatttcttatgTGGTAATGCTTAAAGGGATTGTCTCCTTAGCTAATATTCAGTGGGTTGTAAGATCTGttgtcttaatttttctttctttctcgcTGTATCTAGGTGGATGCCTTATTGCCTTCCTTTTTAACCATTCGTTTTgtctttatatatctttttttctccaaaaaaattaagatcctTGGACTGGATGGTGCCAAGTAGAATAAATAAGTGACTGGAATAGTATTAGGCCTATTCTATTGATATTTGCCTTTGGTGCCGGGATTGGAATAGATAAGTGATCAGATGATAAGCTTTGTTTTGGGTCATAAGAAGAATGGCTTCAAAACCAAGTgtagtttatttatattatatattttgctggttgagttattttttattttttctgtgatGAGTGTTCATCAAATTCTTGTGTACACCAAATAAATCATGATGTGGCTTAACTTTATTTCATGGTTATCAGCTGACTTActctcttttctcttgttttggCTCAGAGTTTGTTGTTGATACCCTCAAAGGCTCCTCTTCTGATTCTTTGACCCCAAACAAGCATGTTGAGGAAACAGATTCTGATTCTACAAGCTCAGGAGAATCACAAATACCAGAAAAAGAATTTGACGCCTCAAATTTTACCAACTCATCTGCTCCTCAATTGGAAGATAGGGATGCAGATAGGACACCGTCTTCTAAGATAAAAGGTAGAATCCTTTTCATTTACAACCATAgaacattatttataataactcTAGGAACTCTGGGCCTTCCATTCTATAATCAGATGATTGAAATGCTTGTTCAACTTATTGATTTGGCTCAGTTAGAATGAGAAATATACATAACTTTTTCGGGGACCATTTCCTTATCGTTTTGGGTGCTTTCTTAAATAGTACGAGGGTGgtgctccttttgtttttgctccACAGTAAACTCATTATATTTTTGGCAGTACTTTCCTCTGAATTTTGTTTTACCAACCCTAGAGATGCCTTTTGTCAAAATTCATTGGTTCAACTACCTTGCTTTTCATTAACACTACTTGTCAACAGCTTGCCATGTTCAATGTAACAAATATTTAGTTCAGTTTTCATGACCTAGAACATTACATGAAAATGCATGACTTACTGTGTCCTCAATGTCCTTGCTATCAGGGTTTTTTGTAATGATCACTTGCCAGCTACAACTATGGTTTGCATTTGTACTTTGTTGGTTATAGTCAAGCTAGAAGCTATAATCAACCTACGACAGCAATTGTATTCAACATGGGAACAATAACTAAGTGGGGTAATTTAGTATGAGGGTTAAACTAGGAGACTTTTCCTTGTTCTGTTAAAGTGCAAGGAAGGTCCTTATATTACAGCAATAGTTATAGAAATCAAAAGCATTGCAGGGCCTGAATGTGTGGTCTGAATTATTTAGTTACCTTGTCCTGCTATAGATAATAGAAAAATCAATGGcagcaaaaaaattgaaagcttAAAACAACACCTGTTGACTAGGTAACTTCACATGAAGTTTTAAGTCGCCTATTTGTTTATGAAAACTATAAATCTGTTGTTAATCTTTGTGCACCAGCTACGAGTTATGCATGCACCAAAGTCTTATGACTGGCTGAATTTTAAGGATGTTGTCATCTTTGCAGACTGCAATTATTCCAAGGGTAGATGGGTTGCAGAAAGCAGGCGGCCTTTGTATTCTGGGTTTGAATGTAAACAGTGGTTATCTGAAATGTGGGCATGTAGACTAACCCAGCGAACAGAATTTTCCTTCGAAGGATATCGTTGGCAGCCAGATAACTGCAAAATGCTGGAGTTCGAGAAATCTGCTTTCTTGAGAAGGTCagtttcattttttcttgttttgattctgAAAGGACAACATACGCTCTTGTTCTCCAAACCATCAAACAGAGCCATCTTTGTTCGGTTCCCTGATTATTATTGCTTTCCAGGATGCAGGACAAAACAATTGCATTTATAGGAGATTCATTAGGCAGGCAACAATTCCAATCTTTGATGTGCATGGCCACTGGTGGAGAATGGAGGGCAGATGTTGAAGACGTGGGCAAAGAATATGGTCTTTTTAAACCTCGTGGAGCCATTCGTCCTAATGGCTGGGCTTATCGGTTTTCAAACACCAATACCACCATTTTGTATTACTGGTCATCAACCCTTGCTGACTTAGAACCTTTGAACATCACTGACAAAGCCACAGATGTTGCTATGCATTTGGATCGTGTGCcagccttcatgaggcaattcCTCCATCAGTTTGATGTGTTAGTTCTTAATACAGGACATCATTGGAACAGAGGGAAGATTACAGCGAACCATTGGGTGATGTATGTGAACGGGAAACCCCTTAAAGATAGACGACTCATGGCAGTTGGGAATGCCAAGAATCTTACAGTGCATAGTGTTGCCAGGTGGCTTGATTCACAACTCCCTTCTCATCCCCGACTTAGGGCATTCTTCAGGACCATCTCGCCAAGGCATTTCCGCAACGGAGACTGGAACACCGGGGGCAATTGTGACAACACCACTCCCTTTACCGGAGGGAGCGAAGTCTCACAGGATGAATCAAGTGATCCAGTTATTGCAGCTGCTGTTAAAGGTACAAACATCACTCTTCTGGATATCACTGCTCTCTCTGATCTAAGAGACGAGGGTCACATCTCAAGGTACAGTGTTAAGGCAACAGCAGGTGTAAATGATTGCTTGCATTGGTGCTTGCCTGGCATTCCAGACACATGGAATGAACTTCTTGTTGCACAGATATAGACACAGCCACTCCAATTAAGACAAAGATGGACAAATGCAGAGAACAATAAGAGACTTTTTATGatctaatacatttttttttgacacGGCGATTTTGTGACAACTATCTTATTGATTAGAAGAGGACAGGTGAATCAACACAGCAGTTGCTAGATAAGCCTGGCAAAGCTCGAAGAAATAGTTTTCAACCCTAAGTTCTGGAGCTTAACATGTTCCGAGGGATGCTGTAAGTAAATTCACGATTCTCAATACAGGAAAAGATTTATTCAGCCTCCCAATTTGTGTTTCAACCATGTAGCTGTAGTAGTTATGCAAGTTATCATACGGACCTGCGAGACTTTTTGTGTAAATTGAATTCCTTTCACCATTTATAGCAATTGGTATCGCAGGTATACTTATATTAAACATGTTTATTGAATTCTGTTCAACAATTTTTAAATCTGAATTAGATCAAGtaacagaaaataatttttcctcGTGAATCAAAATACAGAAGAATGAAATCAAGACCAGTActgttagtatttttaaaaattaaaaaagtaacgATGGTCAATCCATGAATCAAAATACAGAAtaatgaaatacaaaaaaaaatactaaaaaacaaagcactagaaaaacaaagtgaagttgttaaaatcacatcataaataatgaaattgaaaaaaaatttcaatcaagaaaagaataagaataactataaataacaataaaaacaatgaaaatcatatttgatataaatataaaatgtcaagagatgaaatttaaagacaaattaattcaataaaggaTTGATTGAACCCAGCATCCAAGTTACAAGCCGAAGCGTCATTTTCCTGCCCAGTGTGGGAGAAGAAAGACTATCAATCGATGAATAGTGTAATATTTTTCTCCAAATGGACCGAAAAACTCGACTTTCCAGCTGGAATTTGAACTAGGAGGACGCTGTGTCGTccgattaattaaaaaattgggCTCAcctatttctttcaaaaaagggCCAAGCATGTTTGGGCTCTTTTTTTGGGCCAGACGCATGGCCCAATTATCTTGGACCGAGCTAGCATCTGGCGTTTTATCCTTGGATTCTTTTATAGATTTTAGCGTTCAAGCCTTAAAAGGGTTATGAAGTGGAAAATGTTGACAGTAGATGGTATGAAAAAGTGACTCATTTTAATAGCTACAGAAAGCAACATTTGTACATTGAACTTGCTTGCTAAATACCTCAAAGGCTATAACTAATTAAAGTCATCGGAAAATGACTGGTTCATTGAACTCGAAACCCTTCTTCTCATCCTCCTCCTCTCCATTTTCTCTTTTCCGACATTAATTATTGTGATTTTGCGAAGCCATGCTATACTTGTCAaacttgttaattaatttgaagtgaAGGAAG
This Populus alba chromosome 7, ASM523922v2, whole genome shotgun sequence DNA region includes the following protein-coding sequences:
- the LOC118040293 gene encoding protein trichome birefringence-like 14, which gives rise to MKGANCYRLRGRHFSATLLFLTFTTFFFWTWEKNPFATTLWSAQEQLNFHTSEFVVDTLKGSSSDSLTPNKHVEETDSDSTSSGESQIPEKEFDASNFTNSSAPQLEDRDADRTPSSKIKDCNYSKGRWVAESRRPLYSGFECKQWLSEMWACRLTQRTEFSFEGYRWQPDNCKMLEFEKSAFLRRMQDKTIAFIGDSLGRQQFQSLMCMATGGEWRADVEDVGKEYGLFKPRGAIRPNGWAYRFSNTNTTILYYWSSTLADLEPLNITDKATDVAMHLDRVPAFMRQFLHQFDVLVLNTGHHWNRGKITANHWVMYVNGKPLKDRRLMAVGNAKNLTVHSVARWLDSQLPSHPRLRAFFRTISPRHFRNGDWNTGGNCDNTTPFTGGSEVSQDESSDPVIAAAVKGTNITLLDITALSDLRDEGHISRYSVKATAGVNDCLHWCLPGIPDTWNELLVAQI